The bacterium nucleotide sequence AGGATCTCCTGCGCCAGGATGTCGAAGGACATGGTGATCGAGGTCAACGGCGTGCGGAACTCGTGCGACATGGTGGCGATAAAATCCGATTTATAACGGTCCAAATCCTTGAACCGGGTGACATCTTCAAACAGGGTGACCACTGCCTGCAGTTTTTTATTTTCATCGGTGATAAAGGTTTGGCGTGGACGAAAATAAAAAGTGGTTTGGTCGTGGGTCACGCTAAAGAGCTCATCCTTGTAATCCCGGGGACCGCTCCGGAGGATATGCAGCAGCTTGGGGTCCTGGATCAGATTGTTGATGGGTTGCTGCTGCCGGTCGCCAGCGCTGATGCTGAACAACTGGGCCGCCGCCTGGTTCATCAGCAGAATGCGGTGGTCTTCGCTGGTGACGATGATGGGCTCCGCCAGGCTCGAGACAATGGCCTCAGATTTTTTTTTCTCTGCGATCAGCTGATGGATGTTCATCTCCTCATAACCGCGAAGCCGTTCGGTCATCTTGTTGAACTCGCGGCTGAGCAGCGCCAACTCGTCATCCGTGGTGATGTCGATCTTGGGGTAAAGATGGCCGGCGCTGATCTGGCGCACTGTGGCGGTCAGCTTTTCCGCCGGCCTTATAATGTTGCGGGAGAGCGCCCGGTTGGAGCGAATGGCAAAGCCGATTGCCAGGGCTGCCGCTAAGATCAGCGTGAGGGTGCCGCGGTCCACCAGCTTTTTGGTGCGCACGTTGTTCTCCGCGATGGCGGCCTGATAGGTGTCGAGAAGGCTGAGGAAAAGACGGCGGATGTGTCGTTCATAGGTGCTGATGTTTTCATTGTGATACTGACGGGCGTTGGGGCGGCCTTCGCGGCATAAGCGGACGAACGCCTCTGACTCGCGATTGAACCAGCGGTAGTTGTAGAGAATGCTGTCCAGAATCGCCTTTTGTTCGCGGGCGGCGCTGGCGTCCAGCGCTTTCTGGTAGGCGTTGAGAAAGTTGGTGCGAAAGCGGCTGAACTCCTCATAGTTGGCGTCCACATCGCTGATCAGCATAAGCAGCATGTAGCGCTGCTGTTCGTCCACCGCGCGCAACATCTGTTGAGTCGCACTGAGCCCGGGCGTGTGCACTTTGATGATGTTGTTCACCTCGCTGCGCAACTGCAGGTAATAGACTACGGAAATGATGCTCACCAGCACGATGATGGCCACCAGGATGAAGAATCCAAAACCGATTTTCAGCCGCAGGCTTT carries:
- a CDS encoding HAMP domain-containing protein, which encodes MQSLRLKIGFGFFILVAIIVLVSIISVVYYLQLRSEVNNIIKVHTPGLSATQQMLRAVDEQQRYMLLMLISDVDANYEEFSRFRTNFLNAYQKALDASAAREQKAILDSILYNYRWFNRESEAFVRLCREGRPNARQYHNENISTYERHIRRLFLSLLDTYQAAIAENNVRTKKLVDRGTLTLILAAALAIGFAIRSNRALSRNIIRPAEKLTATVRQISAGHLYPKIDITTDDELALLSREFNKMTERLRGYEEMNIHQLIAEKKKSEAIVSSLAEPIIVTSEDHRILLMNQAAAQLFSISAGDRQQQPINNLIQDPKLLHILRSGPRDYKDELFSVTHDQTTFYFRPRQTFITDENKKLQAVVTLFEDVTRFKDLDRYKSDFIATMSHEFRTPLTSITMSFDILAQEIL